GCTGCGCCCGCTGGATGTTTTGCACGGCTGCCATGGCCCCGTAGGGATCGCCGTACGCCATCCGCGCGGAACTCATCGCCATGAACGTGGCGTGCTCGTACGCCGCGTCGTACATTCGTTTCGCTCTCTCGTAGTCGGGATTTGTCTCGGTGTGGGTGCCGGTCTTGTACCGGACACTGTCCTCGGAGGTCTTCTTCTCATCCTCCGTTTCCACCGCATCGAGGGCGATCACCGTGGTCAGCAGGGGAGCGCGGCCACCCGACGCGCAGGACAACCAGCCTGCATGGGGACCCGCCAGGGTGCGGATCAGTTGTTCGCGACACTGGGTCGCTCCGGGGAGCATGGCTTCGTCGACCACCTTGGGTATCGCCCAGTCGACGCTGGCATCGAGTTGGCGGGTGGCATCCCGCACGAGCTCATCGCGGAAACCGGTGTCGAGGGTCGCGCCGCTGGCGGCCGCGAGATCGGCGAGATAGAGCGCTGCTCCCGGCAGCTGGCGGCGGGCAAGCTCGCGACTCCAGTCGGCATAGGCGCGGCTCAGAAATGCGGTTGCGTCGGCCGGGTTTCGGAACTGGGTCCGCGCCGCTTCCACAAAGGGAATCGCGCGCCGCATCCCGCGGGCGTCCGTCGTCTGCACGTCGATGCCCAGCGCCGAGAGATGCTCCAGGAACCGCTCCAGCGAGGTTTCTCCGATCAGCATTCGGCCGGTGACTTTGTAGGCCTGGCCGGTCAGGGCGGCAAAGCGATCAATGACGTCCTGCGCCTTGCCGGCATGCCGCTCGCGCAAGGCCGAGCCGAGCAATTCGGCAAACGCGAGGCTCATCCGCCCTGCGAGCTGCGTCCGTGCCTCCGCAACTTCCTCCGTCAATGGCCCAAGCCGGGACGCCTGTTCGAGGCGCCTTTTGGCCTGTTCGAAGTCGCCCTGGTCGGCCGCTTTCCCGGCCGTCTTTAGCTCATGGCGAACGCGTGCCTCCTGCAGCTTGACCAAGCGCGCCGCGTTTTTGGGCGACAGGGCGCCGGGGAGCTCCGCGGTGCCGATGAACTCGGACAGTACCTTGGGCAGCGCCGGCAAGGGAAGATCCTTGATGGCCGCGATGGCATCGTGCGCTCCGGCCGAGTCACCCTGGGCGATCTTCTCCTCCGCCTCGGTCAGGAGTCCGGCGACTTTGTTGTCCCAGTTCACTCGGGACTCGATGCTGCGCTCGACCACCCGCGTCTGGGAAATCTCCCATGCGTACCTCGACCAGCGGAGATCCTGGCTCGCGGCATCCCATTCGCCCGCCTGGGCGTGTTTTCGGGCGTCCTCGATGTAGCCGAGGGCGTGTAAGTAGTCGCGATACAGCAACCCCGCGATGACAAGTGCCGTGCATCCCACCAGCGTCGCTCCGAAGAGGATCAGGCGTCGCCGGATCATGCGGCTGGCGGTGGCGAGGAGTTCCCGTGGCGCCGCGGCGTTGGGACACGCCTTGAGCGCCCGCAGGGCCGAATGCTTGAGCGTGCGCCAGCGCCGGGCGGTCCGGGCCTTTTGCCCATCGGCGATGACGGTGTTGAGGGTGTTCAGTTTGACCCGCCATGCCGCCACGTCCTCCGACGCGTAGTTGACGGACTCTGCGTCGCACAAGGCGGACTCCACGGCCGCAAGGTCGCCCATGTCCCACGCCGACTGCATGCGCTCGAGTTGGCAATGAACCTGCGCCGCCACCGCGCTCAACGCCTCATCGATGGCCGCCTTCAGGGCCTGGTGCCGGCGCTGCAGATCGTCGGCGGGGGCGGAAAACTCCGGCAGCCAGCTGCCGGCCTGCTCCGCCAGGGAGGCGGTCACCGCCGCCATCGTTTCGGCGGCTTGTTGGGGCCGGCCGTGCGCGTGTTCTTCGCTGGCGGTCGTAAAGATGCTCTCGAGTGACTGGAGCTTGAGCTCCTGGGCCTGGCGGACCTGCTCGCGCTCGATGGCTGCGGCCAGGGAGGCGCAGAGCGGGTCGTCGGAGTTCAGCTTGCGGTACTCATCGAGCTGGCGCTGGGCCGCATCGACGTCGTGGGCTTGAAGGGCCGCCTCGATGCTCTGCCGGAGCGCCAGCAGCGCCTCCGCGTCGGCAATCCAGTTCTTGCGGTTGAGCGCGAGGAGCAGCGGGCGCAGGTCCTCGGCGGAGGAATTGATGAGACCAGCCTCGATGAACTGGACGGCGGCTTTCACGCCGGCGACGCGGTCGTTGAGTTTTACCGCGAGCTCCGCGCGCAGCCGCCACAGCTCAAGATGATCCGGGCAGGAGGATAGCAATACGTCGGCCCGGCTGGCCGCACTGGTAAAATCGTCGCTCGTGCTGCCCGGGGAACGCGCTAGTTCGCGGATCGTTTCGAACTCAAGCAGGTCGCGGCCCGTCAGAGTGGATTTGTCCGTGCCCTGCGAGGCGCAGTAATGCGCCGCGCCCAGGGAAACCGCCGCCAGCGCATTCGCATAGTCGACGAGCGGCAGGGCGGTCTTCGCCTTCAGCATCTGCCGGACGAGAGCGATCTGCGAGGAGCCGCCAATCAGCAGGACCTCCGCGGGCGTCAGGCCCTCCCGTGCGCAGCGTTCGAGCAGCTCCACGGTCAGCCGCACGGCCTTGGCGCAGAGGTCCTCGATGCATGCGTTGAACAGCTCGCGGGTGCATTCAAAGCGACGGGGCGTCTGGCCATTTTCGATCAGCACCGCGGCCTTCTCCGCGCGGGAGAGCCGCTCTTTGCACTCAACCAGCGCACGGCGGTTGCGGCTGTGATATTCGATCGGCAGGGCCGACAGTGGGCCTTCGCCCTGCTGCGCCAGTTGTTCGTCGACCCAGGCAGCCAGGCGCTCATCGATGTCCACGCCGCCGAGCCGGGCGTCGCCGGAGTAGAGGCTCGGGTGGGCGAACGCGGCGTCGCCCTTGAGGGTCACGAGTGCGAGATCGAGCGTGCCGCCACCGAAGTCGAAAACGAGCACCCGATGATCCTCGGCCAGGGGGCGGCCGGCACGCTTCTGCTCGTGCAGGTAGGCATACGCCGCCGCGGCGGGCTCAGGCAGCAGCGTGATCTCCTTGAAGCCCACGCGGCGGGCCGCCTGTTCGAGCGACTCACACGCGGCCGGGCCGAATGAAACCGGCACGGTGATGACGGCCCGCTCGATCGTCGCATACGTGGCTTTCGCCTGGCACTGGGCAACGAGGTCCCGCAGGAACGCCGCCGTGAGGTCGACGGGCGTGAAGCTCTCGCCGTCGATCACCCGGTTGGTGTCGGTGCCGAGCAGGCGTTTGAAGTTATCGACGTAGCGGGAGGGTGCGGACACCGCCTTGTCCTCCGCCTCTTCGCCGATCGCGAAGGCGCCGTTGCCTTCGCTGTACAGCACCGTGGGGATGTCGTCGCGGCCGGTGCCGAGCCGGATGGGTTCGGGGTGCCCGACGGGGAAGCGTCCCATCCAGCGGGAAACCAGGGTCTTGGTGGTGCCGAAATCGACGCCGATCTGCGGTGCGTAACTCATGATCTTGCGAGTAGCCGATGATAAATTTCCTCGAGACGTGCGGTGATGTGCTCCAGGCCGGGTTGAAGCGCGCGGGCGCAGGTGTGGCTCTTGCCCCGGAACGCGTCGATCCACCGTCCCAGCTCCGGCAGCGGGGTCGTGTCCCAGATGCCGTGCGAGTCGGGCTCCGCCATCATGCACGCGGCGCAGGCGATGCAGTGTTCGTCCGGCTTGAGGCCGTGGGATGGGCCCTGCAGCCAGTCGAGCGTGCGCAAGTCGAGGTGCAGGCCTTCGACCTGCGCGGACCACGCGAGGCGACGGCGGTCAAACCCGAGCGCGAGACGGTTGCAGCGCTCGATTTCCGCGGTGAGGTCCCGCACGACGCCGTCGATCCATTGGCGCACGGGCGCCGGGGCGAAGGCGCCGAGGCAGCCTTGGGCCTGCGTGGCCGCGGCAAGCTGCTGGCGCAACGTGGCCACGTGGCGGTTCAGGGCGAGCGCCGCGGGCAGGAGTTCCTTGCTCGCGAGCACCAGTAACTGGAAGAGCTTCAGCAGCTCCGCCCGCCGGAAGAAGCGGCGTTCGATCAGCGCGGTCAGGCGCTCAATCCCCGAAAGCTGGCGCGCCAGCCGGCGGGCGTCGGCTCCCGAGGCCGGCGTCTCCCGGGTGAGTCGCTTCGCGAGCAGCACGAAGCTCACCCAGGGCAGCGCAGGGTAGAGGTCCAGAATTGCCCGGCGGGCCGGCTCGCGCTCCCAGCGGTCCCGCGTCTTGAGGCAACGTTCCAGCGCGACGGCCTCGGTGCCGGCCAGCACGGCCAGCAGTCGCTCCCAAAACGCGTCCGGAGCTTCGGCGGCCGCCAGCGCCAGCGGTGCGCTGACCGCCATGGTTTCGGCCACGGCGCCGTCGAGTTGCGCGTGAAGCTGGGCGGCCTTGCGCTCGGCCTCGTCGAAGGGATCCGCACTGTCCAGGCCGTCCCATTTGTGGACGACGCAGACGCTGTTGTAGGCGTCCGCTCCCGGGATGCGGCTCTGCCCGAGCTGCTGGAGCGTGGCCCGATCCGATTCCCGCCCGATGGTGGGCACGACGTAGATGAAGGCGTCAGCCTTTTCGTTTTCCGCCAGCGAGGCCCGGATGGCCTCGGGATCGAGGAACTGCCGGGCGGTCTCCTCGTGGGCGTCCTCCGCGCTGCCGGTGCCCGGCGTATCCACGATGCGGAACTTCCGCAGGGCCTCCACCGCCGCGAAGAATTCCAGGCGCGAAACCTGCCGCACGCGCTCGACGACGTCGGGGGACTTGCCCACCCATTCGCTGATCCGCGACCGGGGCATCGGCTCGGACCGGCCGTCCTTCCAGTGGACGACGAAGTGCTGGAGCTGGTCCGTCGCGCCGTGCTGGATGACGTTGATCGTGGCGGTGGATTCCTCCGTGCCGCACACGGCGACAGTCTGGCCAACCAGCGCGTTCAAGAGGGTGGACTTACCCGCCTTCATCCGGCCCGCGATCGCCACGGTGAAGGGACTGTGCACGCGTTCGGCGAGCCGGGTGAGGGCGCGACTGTGGGCACGCACGCATTCGATCTGCTCGAGATCGGACGCGCTCTGCCGGAGGAACTCGTGGAAGTCCTGGCGGGTGATCACGACTGGGGTGCGTTCAGGGCCGCGGTGCGGAGCTGCAGTTCCTGCCTCAGTCGCGCGAGCGTTGTCTCAATGGCCTTGTTCCTCCCGCGTTCCTCGCCGAGTTGCGCCTCGGTCTGGCGATGACGGGCCGCCAGCTCCTTCACGCGGCGGTCGAGCCGTTCCTTGATGTCGGCCACCGCGCTGCGGAGGGTCGCGGTTGCCGCGGACTCCGCCGCCACGGCCGCCTTGGAGAGTTCCGCCGAGGCCGCCAGTTGCGCGCTGCCCAGCAGTTGGTTGATCGCCCCCATGATCTCGCGCTTGGCCGACTCCGCCTGCTGCTTCCGGCGGTGTTCGAGCGTGAGCGCGCTGCCCCACAGGCCCGCGATGGCCACGCCGAGCGAGCTGCCCAGGATGGTGCCGACGACGGGGACCACCGATCCGATCAGGCCGCCCGCCATGCTCGCCATCGTCATGGCGGCCATCCCGCCAAAGAATCCCATCTTGGCCTTTTCGAAGACCTGCCGGTCCTCGGCCTTCTGCGCGAGAGCCGCCAGCGCGGTTTGGCCGGTGTCGCTGGCCTCGGCGGCGTGTTCGTCGTGCGGATCGAGCTTCAGCGCAATCTGCGCGCCGGCCTTGTCCGCCAGGGCGCCGACCAGGCGCGTGACTCCTTCATGGAGCCGGCGGGTGGCCAGGACCAGCACCTGCGATGCCTCCGCGCGCGCTTCCTCGGCGAGCGGATTGACCATCGCGTACATGGCCTGGGCATCGGTGGCCTTGGCGAGCTGGTGTTCGATGGCCTCGGCAATATCGCCGCCGGGTTTGAACTTCTGCGCCAGCGAGGTGTTGAGGTCGATCTTCAGCCCGTTCAGTGAATCGGCAAACTCGCGCAGCAACCCTGGTTGCCTCTCGGTTTCCCACGTCCGGATGGCGGCCTGCGCCGCCTCGAGCTCCCGTTGGATGGCATCGCGCTTCTCCTTGGTGTCGGCTTCGGTCACCCGCCGCTTATCGGCGGCCTCGGTCTCGAGCAGGGTGAGGCGTTCACGGGCGCGACTAAGGGCGGTGGTGCAGAGATTGATCTCCTTTTGGCGGATGAGCCGCGCCTGGAACTCCTGCAGCAGCGCCGGGAAGCCGCTGTCCGCCAGGTCCTCGCGCGCGCCTTCCGGATCCGTGCCGGCGGCCTGGTCCGCGTCGGTCTTGAGCCGCGAGCTGAGGCAGAAGTAGCGCAGCCCCGCCCGGGGAAATCCGGCGTGTTCGAGAATCGCCAGGTTGTTGGCCATGCGCTGCTGCGCCGCCTGCCGTCCGACCTCGGCCTTGGTCTGGATGAAGACGAGGTTGCCCGTGATCTTGCGGAGCTCGGCGAGAAACGAGAGCTCCTCACTGCCGAGCGGCGACTCGACGCTGTCGGTGACGAAGAAGACGGCGTCCGCGTCGGGGGCGTGGCGATACGTGATCTCGCGGTGCTTGGCGTAGAGGCCACCGATGCCCGGGGTGTCGACGATCACCAGTCCGTCCTGCAACACCCGGGCGGGCGCCTCGACCGCGATGTGGCCGACCTGCTTCGCGTTGCCGGGGTTGCCCGCTTCCGTGCCGTACGCGGGGAGCTCGGCCGGCGAGATCTCCCGGCTCGGAATGCCTTCGATCTCCCAGCAGACGGTGTAGCGCACCTTCGGGCCGTAGCTGATTTTGAAGAGGGTAGAGGTCGCGACGTCGGAGTGGACGGGCACGAGGCCCGGCAGGCCGCAGAGTGCATTGATGAACGAGGACTTTCCCTTTTTGACCTCACCCATCACGACGAGGCGGAAGATGCCCCGCCGCACGCGATCGATGGTGCCGGTGAGCATCGCGTCGGAGGGACGCTCAAAGAGCTTGGTTTCCACGAGGGCCATCCGCTCCAGCAGGGTGATTACGCTCTGGCGATCCGTGATCACCGTGGGCTGCGCCGGGGAACCGGGCGTGGGCGTGGCGGGCAAGACTGGGTTCATGAGCGGTTAAGGGGATTGCGGGCGGCCCGGGACGGGCCGCGCTGGAGGCGGCTGCGAAATGACGACTTCCTGCTTCCGGCAGACTCGGCCGAGGAGGGTGAAACCGGTGGAGCCCTTGCGCACGATCTGCGGACCCGCCTGCCGCGGATCACGGGCGGGCTCGACGCCGATCGGCTTGTGGCGTTCGGCGTCCAATTGATCACTGTCGATCAGCGTGGCTCCCTGCGCCTCGATGGTCTCGATCAGCGCGGTGCGAACCAGCAGGAGCTCGGCGCGTTGGGCGGGCTGCGTGGCGCGCGCGCTCATGCCCGCCAGCAGGTCGATCGTGTCCACGATCCGGCCGATGAGCCTGGCCTTGCTGTCATCGCTGGCACGCGACGCGGACGCCGAGGCCTGCGCCCCCGCCCGGGTTGCCGCGTTGCTGGACGCGGGGCGGGGCGCCGCCGCGGGTGGGGCGGGGACCACGGGAGCGTTGGGCGCGATCTTGCGGGCAAACCAGATGCGCGCCGCCTGAAGCAGGCGCTGCGAGCGCGCGATCAGATCCGAGAACCGGTGCAAACTCATCGGCAGGCGACGTCACCCTTTGCGGCGGACGCGGGCAACTCAGCTCAAGGCTCCTGGGTCTTGTCCGGCGTCGAGATCGGACGCGTCGGGAGTGGAAGGCGGCTCGACCGGATCGAGGTGGAAGAAGTCGTGCAGCGGATCCGCCACGCCGGGATCGGACTGGGCCAGGGAGATCAGGCGGCGGGAAAGCGTGGCATCGAAATCGTTCAGCGGCTGGTTCGCGAAGGCGTCGAAGTCCATCGGCTGGCCGAACTGGAGCTGCAGGTCGTGATAGTGGTGGGCCGCCTGGCTGAAGATCAGCTCGAGCCGGCCGAGGGCCATGACGTCGGTGTCGGGCGCGAGGGCGAAGTCGTGCAGCTCGGCAAACGTCGCGTAGGGCAGTTCGCCGACGGTCGCGAGGTGGCCGGTGGCATAGTTGAAGTTCTCCATCCCCGGGGCGAAGACGGGTGCGGGTTCCACCGTCGACACCATGAAGCAGTTGGAGTCTTTCCACGCGTCGATGAACTGCTCCATCGGGTATTCGGCGGCGACCTGGCCGGTGCCTGGATCGGTGAGGATGACTTTGACGTTCTTGGGGTCGGTCGTGTCGATGCTCGAGACGATCAACGCGTGATCCGGCTGCTCAAGGCCGATGAAATCCATCACCCGCTCGCCGATGCCCCGGTCCCACAGCTCGCCGGCATCGACGCCGATGATCACCTTGTGCCCCTGGGCGAGCTCGTTGGAGAGATTAAAAATGTTGGCGTTTTCGAAGCGCTGGACCTGGACGCCGTGCGCCTCCAGCAGGTTGCCGACGGCCTCGGGCGAGGTGCCGTGGCCCGGCTGGTACCAGCCGCGCTGGGTGGCCTCGGCGATGAGCTGTTCCTGGGAGATATGGACGCCGAAGTCGCGCAGGACGATCTCCTGGCTGCGAATGGCGCAGGTGTCGGAGTAGCCCTGATAGATGTCTTGCGGGGTCGCTCCGGCTGGAACTTCGCCGAATTGCTTGGCGGGATCCGATTGGGTCATGGCGTCGTGAAAGGATGCGGTGGCGGAATCGCCGGCGAAGCCAAGGGCGTCGTCGGTTGTGTGCTCACCTGATCCCGAGGCCGCATTCGCGTCATTTCTTACCGACGGGTCGTGTTTTTCTCCGTCGGCGCCCGCGAACATGGGCCCGGCGATTGGCGCGGCGGGCCCGGCGAGCCGGGACACGAGCGCGCCGAGGCCGC
This genomic window from Opitutus sp. ER46 contains:
- a CDS encoding Hsp70 family protein: MSYAPQIGVDFGTTKTLVSRWMGRFPVGHPEPIRLGTGRDDIPTVLYSEGNGAFAIGEEAEDKAVSAPSRYVDNFKRLLGTDTNRVIDGESFTPVDLTAAFLRDLVAQCQAKATYATIERAVITVPVSFGPAACESLEQAARRVGFKEITLLPEPAAAAYAYLHEQKRAGRPLAEDHRVLVFDFGGGTLDLALVTLKGDAAFAHPSLYSGDARLGGVDIDERLAAWVDEQLAQQGEGPLSALPIEYHSRNRRALVECKERLSRAEKAAVLIENGQTPRRFECTRELFNACIEDLCAKAVRLTVELLERCAREGLTPAEVLLIGGSSQIALVRQMLKAKTALPLVDYANALAAVSLGAAHYCASQGTDKSTLTGRDLLEFETIRELARSPGSTSDDFTSAASRADVLLSSCPDHLELWRLRAELAVKLNDRVAGVKAAVQFIEAGLINSSAEDLRPLLLALNRKNWIADAEALLALRQSIEAALQAHDVDAAQRQLDEYRKLNSDDPLCASLAAAIEREQVRQAQELKLQSLESIFTTASEEHAHGRPQQAAETMAAVTASLAEQAGSWLPEFSAPADDLQRRHQALKAAIDEALSAVAAQVHCQLERMQSAWDMGDLAAVESALCDAESVNYASEDVAAWRVKLNTLNTVIADGQKARTARRWRTLKHSALRALKACPNAAAPRELLATASRMIRRRLILFGATLVGCTALVIAGLLYRDYLHALGYIEDARKHAQAGEWDAASQDLRWSRYAWEISQTRVVERSIESRVNWDNKVAGLLTEAEEKIAQGDSAGAHDAIAAIKDLPLPALPKVLSEFIGTAELPGALSPKNAARLVKLQEARVRHELKTAGKAADQGDFEQAKRRLEQASRLGPLTEEVAEARTQLAGRMSLAFAELLGSALRERHAGKAQDVIDRFAALTGQAYKVTGRMLIGETSLERFLEHLSALGIDVQTTDARGMRRAIPFVEAARTQFRNPADATAFLSRAYADWSRELARRQLPGAALYLADLAAASGATLDTGFRDELVRDATRQLDASVDWAIPKVVDEAMLPGATQCREQLIRTLAGPHAGWLSCASGGRAPLLTTVIALDAVETEDEKKTSEDSVRYKTGTHTETNPDYERAKRMYDAAYEHATFMAMSSARMAYGDPYGAMAAVQNIQRAQRDMEEAADTLRRTPAWVEVPTYAKETYTIIDHALTHRLPVRIEFSRGGKTLASPLSGRAATSERGREIKGNRARGVPVQDPAYMDKATVRRKLTDSLLAMDLTVVAETFQKAVGEAVIARAQEQKDDALHQADKLWCLRVLWRSSGQPFAEEKTAQTSLRQALGLPAEGS
- a CDS encoding dynamin family protein — protein: MITRQDFHEFLRQSASDLEQIECVRAHSRALTRLAERVHSPFTVAIAGRMKAGKSTLLNALVGQTVAVCGTEESTATINVIQHGATDQLQHFVVHWKDGRSEPMPRSRISEWVGKSPDVVERVRQVSRLEFFAAVEALRKFRIVDTPGTGSAEDAHEETARQFLDPEAIRASLAENEKADAFIYVVPTIGRESDRATLQQLGQSRIPGADAYNSVCVVHKWDGLDSADPFDEAERKAAQLHAQLDGAVAETMAVSAPLALAAAEAPDAFWERLLAVLAGTEAVALERCLKTRDRWEREPARRAILDLYPALPWVSFVLLAKRLTRETPASGADARRLARQLSGIERLTALIERRFFRRAELLKLFQLLVLASKELLPAALALNRHVATLRQQLAAATQAQGCLGAFAPAPVRQWIDGVVRDLTAEIERCNRLALGFDRRRLAWSAQVEGLHLDLRTLDWLQGPSHGLKPDEHCIACAACMMAEPDSHGIWDTTPLPELGRWIDAFRGKSHTCARALQPGLEHITARLEEIYHRLLARS
- a CDS encoding dynamin family protein, whose product is MNPVLPATPTPGSPAQPTVITDRQSVITLLERMALVETKLFERPSDAMLTGTIDRVRRGIFRLVVMGEVKKGKSSFINALCGLPGLVPVHSDVATSTLFKISYGPKVRYTVCWEIEGIPSREISPAELPAYGTEAGNPGNAKQVGHIAVEAPARVLQDGLVIVDTPGIGGLYAKHREITYRHAPDADAVFFVTDSVESPLGSEELSFLAELRKITGNLVFIQTKAEVGRQAAQQRMANNLAILEHAGFPRAGLRYFCLSSRLKTDADQAAGTDPEGAREDLADSGFPALLQEFQARLIRQKEINLCTTALSRARERLTLLETEAADKRRVTEADTKEKRDAIQRELEAAQAAIRTWETERQPGLLREFADSLNGLKIDLNTSLAQKFKPGGDIAEAIEHQLAKATDAQAMYAMVNPLAEEARAEASQVLVLATRRLHEGVTRLVGALADKAGAQIALKLDPHDEHAAEASDTGQTALAALAQKAEDRQVFEKAKMGFFGGMAAMTMASMAGGLIGSVVPVVGTILGSSLGVAIAGLWGSALTLEHRRKQQAESAKREIMGAINQLLGSAQLAASAELSKAAVAAESAATATLRSAVADIKERLDRRVKELAARHRQTEAQLGEERGRNKAIETTLARLRQELQLRTAALNAPQS